In the genome of Candoia aspera isolate rCanAsp1 chromosome 1, rCanAsp1.hap2, whole genome shotgun sequence, one region contains:
- the GPATCH11 gene encoding G patch domain-containing protein 11: MDDAEEDYMSDSFININQDIRPGMPMLRRVKETFKKEEKQKEANQKSRQKSIKEQEKEQRETVLNVALGNENKGFAMLQKMGYRSGQPLGKSGTGIVEPIPLNITTGRSGLGHEEAKKRKAEEKLENYRKKMNMKKQVEKQATDLFKMRLKTKQEQLQAKWDLEKSQKACQQLDIQKGLEFPKEVWYWLTPKTEEEDEEEEDEVEEDKEDELKESEKLIILTTYLREEYHYCIWCGTAYQDQEDLSSNCPGNTYTDHE, translated from the exons atggatgatgcagaagaggattACATGTCTGATTCCTTTATTAATATTAa cCAGGACATCAGGCCTGGAATGCCGATGCTGAGACGTGTgaaggaaacttttaaaaaagaggaaaaacaaaaagaagctaACCAGAAAAGTAGGCAAAAGAGCataaaagaacaagagaaagagcAACGTGAAACGGTTTTAAATGTTGCTTtgggaaatgaaaataaaggCTTTGCTATGCTCCAGAAGATGGGGTACCGAAGTGGCCAGCCTCTTGGCAAAAGTG GGACAGGAATAGTTGAGCCCATTCCTCTGAATATTACTACAG GAAGAAGTGGGCTTGGCCATGAAGAAGCAAAAAAACGAAAAGCTGAGGAAAAGCTGGAgaactacagaaaaaaaatgaatatgaaaaaaCAAGTGGAGAAGCAGGCAACTGACCTCTTCAA AATGAGACTGAAGACTAAGCAGGAGCAACTGCAAGCAAAATGGGACCTTGAGAAAAGTCAAAAAGCCTGCCAACAATTAGATATACAGAAA GGCCTTGAATTCCCCAAAGAGGTTTGGTACTGGCTAACACCAAAGACTGAAGAAGAagacgaagaagaagaagacgaAGTGGAGGAGGATAAGGAAGATGAACTTAAA GAATCAGAAAAGTTAATCATTTTAACAACTTATTTAAGAGAAGAGTATCACTATTGCATCTGGTGCGGAACAGCCTACCAAG aTCAAGAAGATCTATCTTCAAATTGCCCTGGGAACACATATACAGATCATGAATAA